One window of the Pseudomonas sp. S04 genome contains the following:
- a CDS encoding vWA domain-containing protein, which yields MLLNLFNEMRAAKVPVSVRELLDLINALKQRVTFADMDEFYYLARAILVKDERHFDKFDRAFGAYFNGLEKLDDHLQALIPEDWLRKEFERSLSDEERAQIQSLGGLDKLIEEFKKRLEEQKERHAGGNKWIGTGGTSPFGSGGFNPEGIRVGDAGKRQGKAVKVWDQREYKNLDDSVELGTRNIKVALRRLRKFARQGAAEELDIDGTIDHTARDAGLLNIQMRPERRNTVKLLLLFDIGGSMDAHVKTCEELFSACKTEFKHLEYYYFHNFVYESVWKNNMRRTSERTSTQDLLHKYGADYKVIFIGDAAMAPYEITQAGGSVEHWNEEPGYVWMQRFMEKYKKLIWINPYPKDTWGYTSSTKIVRDLIEDQMYPLTLRGLEEGMRFLSK from the coding sequence ATGCTGCTCAACCTGTTCAATGAAATGCGCGCGGCCAAGGTTCCGGTCTCGGTGCGCGAACTGCTGGACCTGATCAACGCGCTGAAACAGCGCGTGACCTTCGCCGACATGGACGAGTTCTACTACCTGGCGCGGGCGATCCTGGTCAAGGACGAACGGCATTTCGACAAGTTCGACCGGGCGTTCGGTGCCTACTTCAATGGCCTGGAAAAACTCGACGACCACCTTCAAGCGTTGATTCCCGAAGACTGGTTGCGCAAGGAGTTCGAGCGCTCGCTCAGCGATGAGGAGCGCGCGCAGATCCAGTCCCTGGGTGGTCTGGACAAGCTGATCGAAGAGTTCAAGAAGCGTCTCGAAGAACAAAAGGAACGCCACGCCGGCGGCAACAAATGGATCGGCACCGGCGGCACCAGCCCTTTCGGCTCCGGCGGCTTCAACCCGGAAGGGATCCGGGTCGGCGATGCCGGCAAGCGCCAGGGCAAGGCAGTCAAAGTCTGGGATCAGCGCGAGTACAAGAACCTCGACGACTCGGTGGAGCTGGGCACACGCAACATCAAGGTGGCCCTGCGCCGGTTGCGCAAGTTTGCGCGCCAGGGTGCGGCGGAAGAGCTGGACATCGATGGCACCATCGACCACACCGCGCGCGATGCCGGGCTGCTGAATATCCAGATGCGGCCAGAGCGACGCAACACGGTCAAGCTGTTGCTGCTGTTCGACATCGGCGGCTCGATGGACGCCCACGTAAAGACTTGCGAGGAACTGTTCTCAGCCTGCAAGACCGAGTTCAAGCACCTGGAGTACTACTACTTCCACAACTTCGTGTATGAGTCGGTGTGGAAGAACAACATGCGCCGCACCTCCGAGCGCACCTCGACCCAGGACCTGCTGCACAAGTACGGCGCCGACTACAAAGTGATCTTCATCGGTGACGCCGCAATGGCCCCCTATGAAATCACCCAGGCTGGCGGCAGTGTCGAGCACTGGAACGAAGAACCGGGTTACGTGTGGATGCAGCGCTTCATGGAGAAGTACAAGAAGCTCATCTGGATCAACCCCTATCCGAAAGATACGTGGGGCTACACCTCTTCGACCAAGATCGTGCGCGATTTGATCGAGGACCAGATGTATCCCCTGACCTTGCGTGGGCTGGAAGAAGGGATGCGGTTTCTCTCCAAATGA
- a CDS encoding AAA family ATPase — protein sequence MKFEGTRAYVATDDLKLAVNAAITLERPLLVKGEPGTGKTMLAEQLAESFGARLITWHIKSTTKAHQGLYEYDAVSRLRDSQLGVDKVHDIRNYLKKGKLWEAFESEERVILLIDEIDKADIEFPNDLLQELDKMEFYVYEIDETIKAKQRPIIIITSNNEKELPDAFLRRCFFHYIAFPDRTTLQKIVDVHYPDIKKDLVSEALDVFFDVRKVPGLKKKPSTSELVDWLKLLMADNIGEAVLRERDPTKAIPPLAGALVKNEQDVQLLERLAFMSRRGTR from the coding sequence ATGAAGTTCGAAGGCACCCGCGCATACGTCGCCACCGATGACCTGAAGCTGGCGGTCAACGCCGCCATTACCCTGGAGCGGCCACTGCTGGTCAAGGGTGAGCCGGGCACCGGCAAGACCATGCTTGCCGAGCAACTGGCCGAGTCCTTCGGTGCGCGCCTGATCACCTGGCATATCAAGTCCACCACCAAGGCTCACCAGGGACTGTATGAATACGACGCGGTCAGCCGCCTGCGCGATTCGCAACTGGGCGTGGACAAGGTCCATGACATCCGCAACTACCTGAAGAAGGGCAAGCTGTGGGAAGCCTTCGAGTCGGAGGAGCGGGTGATCCTGCTGATCGACGAAATCGATAAGGCCGACATCGAGTTCCCCAACGACCTGCTGCAAGAACTCGACAAGATGGAGTTCTACGTCTACGAAATCGACGAGACCATCAAGGCCAAGCAACGCCCGATCATCATCATTACCTCCAACAACGAAAAAGAGCTGCCGGACGCTTTCCTGCGCCGCTGCTTCTTCCACTACATCGCCTTCCCGGACCGCACTACCCTGCAGAAGATCGTCGACGTGCACTACCCGGACATCAAAAAAGACCTGGTCAGCGAAGCGCTGGACGTGTTCTTCGACGTGCGCAAGGTGCCGGGCCTGAAGAAAAAGCCATCGACCTCGGAACTGGTGGACTGGCTCAAGCTGCTGATGGCCGACAACATCGGCGAAGCGGTGCTGCGCGAACGCGATCCGACCAAGGCCATTCCACCGCTGGCCGGGGCCCTGGTGAAAAATGAGCAGGACGTGCAGTTGCTCGAGCGCCTGGCGTTCATGAGCCGTCGCGGCACCCGCTAA
- a CDS encoding DMT family transporter: MLLISKKTALAAASTSLFVLLWSSGAIFSKWGLAHASPFAFLLIRFAIALCGLVLLVPLLKLKLPRRGKATWYAAATGLVLLGAYQIFYLLALDLKVTPGVMATIMGVQPILTVVLMERQRSGRRMFGLALGLAGLIMVVYQGIGLAGMSLAGMFFGLLALVSMTLGSIMQKHITQDPLGTLPVQYLAGLLLCAVFVPFQPFHFEHSSGFIVPVLWMGLVVSLLATLLLYRLIARGNLVNVTSLFYLVPAVTAVMDYLIFGNRLAMLSLLGMALIIVGLVFVFRQSR; encoded by the coding sequence ATGTTGCTCATTTCAAAAAAAACCGCGCTCGCGGCGGCTTCCACGAGCCTGTTCGTCCTGCTTTGGAGTAGCGGGGCGATTTTCTCCAAGTGGGGGCTGGCCCATGCCTCGCCCTTTGCCTTTCTCCTGATCCGCTTTGCCATTGCCTTGTGCGGGCTGGTGCTGTTGGTGCCGCTGCTCAAGCTCAAGTTGCCCCGGCGGGGCAAAGCCACCTGGTATGCCGCGGCCACTGGGCTGGTGCTGTTGGGGGCCTATCAGATCTTTTATCTGCTGGCCCTGGACTTGAAGGTCACCCCGGGGGTGATGGCGACGATCATGGGGGTGCAGCCGATCCTCACCGTGGTCCTGATGGAGCGTCAGCGTAGTGGGCGCCGGATGTTTGGCCTGGCGCTGGGCCTGGCGGGGCTGATCATGGTGGTCTACCAGGGGATTGGCCTGGCCGGGATGTCACTGGCCGGGATGTTTTTTGGCCTGCTGGCGCTGGTGAGCATGACGCTCGGCTCCATCATGCAAAAGCACATCACCCAGGACCCGCTCGGCACGCTGCCGGTGCAATACCTGGCGGGGCTGTTGTTGTGCGCGGTGTTTGTGCCGTTCCAGCCGTTCCACTTCGAACACAGCAGCGGGTTCATCGTGCCGGTGCTGTGGATGGGGCTGGTGGTGTCGCTGCTGGCGACCCTGTTGCTGTACCGCCTGATTGCCCGGGGCAACCTGGTCAATGTCACCAGCCTGTTTTACCTGGTGCCGGCGGTGACGGCGGTGATGGATTACCTGATTTTTGGTAATCGACTGGCGATGCTCAGCCTGCTGGGCATGGCGTTGATCATCGTGGGCCTGGTGTTTGTGTTCCGCCAGTCGAGGTGA
- the pxpB gene encoding 5-oxoprolinase subunit PxpB, whose amino-acid sequence MKPRVEVVAIDCLMVRLFDEIAESNMPWMLAACVRLRENFAGHLIDLVPSYTTLMVHYDLLALSPAQARELIAQALNGLTPDAQASGQCHVLPVWYHPSVGPELSLLAQRSGLAVDEVIRRHSEREYQVFALGFAPGFAFMGLVEEVLAAPRLNTPRKRVAAGSVGVAERQTAAYPVVSPGGWNLIGRTPARLFDRGRDGYSLMQPGDTVRFAAVSHAEFVNLGGDDTPLEVSA is encoded by the coding sequence ATGAAGCCACGGGTTGAAGTGGTAGCGATCGATTGCCTGATGGTCCGTCTGTTCGATGAGATCGCCGAAAGCAACATGCCGTGGATGCTCGCTGCCTGCGTGCGGCTACGGGAAAATTTCGCCGGGCACCTGATCGACCTGGTGCCGTCCTACACCACCTTGATGGTGCATTACGACCTGCTCGCCCTGAGCCCGGCCCAGGCTCGGGAGCTGATTGCCCAAGCCCTGAACGGTCTGACGCCGGATGCCCAGGCCAGTGGTCAATGTCATGTGCTGCCGGTCTGGTACCACCCAAGTGTCGGCCCGGAGCTGAGCCTGCTGGCGCAGCGCAGTGGCTTGGCAGTGGATGAGGTGATCCGCCGGCACAGTGAGCGCGAGTACCAGGTGTTCGCCCTCGGGTTTGCCCCGGGTTTTGCCTTCATGGGCCTGGTGGAAGAAGTGCTGGCCGCGCCGCGCCTCAATACCCCGCGCAAGCGGGTGGCGGCCGGCAGCGTCGGGGTTGCCGAGCGCCAGACGGCGGCCTATCCGGTGGTGTCGCCGGGTGGCTGGAACCTGATTGGCCGCACCCCGGCCAGACTGTTCGACCGTGGCCGGGATGGCTACAGCCTGATGCAGCCGGGCGATACCGTGCGTTTCGCCGCGGTCAGCCACGCCGAGTTCGTCAACCTGGGTGGCGATGACACCCCGCTGGAGGTATCGGCATGA
- a CDS encoding DUF748 domain-containing protein: MKRRYRWPLWSLAGITLLLVALHVALPYLVRDYLNDKLAEMGDYRGQISDVDLALWRGAYRINGLQIVKVQGKVPVPFVKAPLIDLSVSWHSLWYDHAVVAKVLFVKPELNFVDGGNKQASQTGRGTDWRAQLGKLLPITLDEVRIDNGRITFHNFTSKPPVDMQATQVDASVFNLTNVVDVKGRRDARFEGKALLLGHAPLETTATFDPLSNFEEFEFRLRVKDIELKRMNDFAAAYGKFDFNAGHGDVVIEAQANKGQLKGYIKPLLRDVDVFNWQQDVANEKKGIFRSVWEALVGTTETVLKNQPKNQFATRVELSGSVHKQDISAFQAFLQILRNGFIKAFNARYEQPKPSAD, translated from the coding sequence ATGAAACGTCGATACCGTTGGCCCCTCTGGTCGCTGGCCGGCATAACGTTGCTGCTGGTGGCCCTGCACGTCGCCCTGCCCTACCTGGTGCGCGACTACCTGAACGACAAGCTGGCCGAGATGGGTGACTACCGCGGGCAGATCAGCGATGTCGACCTGGCCTTGTGGCGCGGCGCCTACCGGATCAACGGGCTGCAGATCGTCAAGGTCCAGGGCAAGGTTCCGGTACCGTTCGTCAAGGCGCCGCTGATCGACCTGTCCGTCAGTTGGCATTCACTGTGGTACGACCACGCCGTGGTGGCCAAGGTGCTGTTCGTCAAACCCGAACTGAATTTCGTCGACGGCGGCAACAAGCAAGCCTCCCAGACCGGTCGTGGCACCGACTGGCGGGCACAGCTGGGCAAACTGCTGCCCATCACCCTGGACGAAGTACGCATCGATAACGGGCGGATTACCTTTCACAACTTCACTTCCAAGCCGCCGGTCGACATGCAGGCCACCCAGGTCGATGCCAGCGTGTTCAACCTGACCAACGTGGTGGACGTCAAGGGCCGACGCGACGCACGTTTCGAGGGCAAGGCCCTGCTGCTGGGGCACGCCCCGCTGGAAACCACCGCCACCTTCGACCCCCTGAGCAATTTCGAGGAGTTCGAGTTCCGCCTGCGGGTCAAGGACATCGAACTCAAGCGCATGAACGACTTCGCCGCGGCCTACGGCAAGTTCGACTTCAATGCCGGCCACGGTGACGTGGTCATCGAAGCCCAGGCCAACAAGGGCCAGCTCAAGGGCTACATCAAGCCCCTGCTGCGTGATGTCGATGTGTTCAACTGGCAGCAGGATGTAGCCAACGAAAAGAAAGGCATCTTCCGTTCGGTCTGGGAGGCATTGGTGGGCACCACTGAAACCGTGCTCAAGAATCAACCGAAAAACCAGTTCGCTACCCGGGTCGAACTCAGTGGCAGCGTGCATAAACAGGACATCAGCGCCTTCCAGGCCTTCCTGCAGATTCTGCGTAACGGCTTCATCAAGGCTTTTAATGCACGATACGAGCAGCCAAAGCCGTCAGCTGACTGA
- a CDS encoding aspartyl/asparaginyl beta-hydroxylase domain-containing protein — protein sequence MSFSFAAKASLLLLFIGSTLYVHLRGKARLPVLRQFVNHSALFAPYNALMYLFSAVPSRPYLDRSKFAELDVLRDNWQVIRDEAMHLFDEGYIRAAEHNNDAGFGSFFKKGWKRFYLKWYDKALPSSEALCPRTVALVNSIPNVKGAMFALLPGGSHLNPHRDPFAGSLRYHLGLSTPNSDDCRIFVDGQPYAWRDGEDVMFDETYVHWVKNETEQTRVILFCDIERPLSNRLMTRLNRWVSGLLGRATAPQNLDDERVGGINQVYAWSKNSSDRFSAVFKQWKRRNPKLYRILRPVLAVLVLTLLGYWLFG from the coding sequence ATGAGTTTTTCTTTCGCCGCCAAGGCTTCGCTGTTGTTGCTGTTTATCGGCAGCACCCTCTATGTGCACTTGCGCGGCAAGGCGCGATTGCCGGTTTTGCGGCAGTTCGTCAACCATTCGGCCTTGTTCGCCCCCTACAACGCCTTGATGTACCTGTTCTCCGCGGTGCCTTCCAGGCCGTACCTGGACCGCAGCAAGTTTGCCGAACTGGATGTGCTCAGGGACAACTGGCAAGTGATTCGCGACGAGGCCATGCATCTGTTCGACGAGGGCTACATCCGCGCCGCCGAGCACAATAACGATGCCGGGTTCGGTTCGTTCTTCAAGAAAGGCTGGAAGCGTTTTTACCTCAAGTGGTACGACAAGGCGCTGCCTTCGTCCGAGGCCCTGTGCCCCAGGACCGTCGCGCTGGTCAATAGCATTCCCAACGTCAAGGGCGCGATGTTCGCCCTGTTGCCCGGTGGCAGTCACCTCAACCCCCATCGCGATCCGTTTGCCGGCTCCCTGCGATATCACCTGGGCCTGTCCACGCCGAACTCCGATGACTGCCGGATTTTTGTCGATGGCCAGCCCTACGCCTGGCGCGATGGCGAAGACGTGATGTTCGATGAAACCTACGTGCACTGGGTCAAGAACGAAACCGAGCAGACCCGGGTCATTCTGTTCTGTGACATCGAGCGGCCGTTGAGCAACCGCTTGATGACCCGCCTCAACCGCTGGGTCAGTGGCCTGCTCGGCCGCGCCACCGCTCCGCAGAACCTGGATGACGAGCGGGTAGGCGGGATCAACCAGGTGTATGCCTGGAGCAAGAACTCCAGCGACCGGTTCAGTGCAGTGTTCAAGCAATGGAAACGTCGCAACCCCAAGCTGTACCGCATCCTGCGCCCGGTGTTGGCGGTGCTGGTGTTGACGCTGCTCGGTTACTGGCTGTTCGGTTGA
- a CDS encoding biotin-dependent carboxyltransferase family protein, translating into MSRLSIEASTPLCLLQDAGRFGVRHLGVTQGGAADWLSMSWANRLLGNSLEAAVIEVTLGGLTLQAQDDCCLALAGADLGALLDGQPLAPWRSFILRQGQRLQFTQPRLGARAYLAAPGGFVAPQVLGSCATVVREELGGLDGFGRPLAKGAELSYAGPAATVREVPVEQRPDFGRAPVLDLVLGAQHGEFSGQSLFDAFNSAWTLDTRADRMGMRLLGPALQYQGRPMISEGIPLGAVQVPPDGQPIVLLNDRQTIGGYPRLGALTPLALARLAQRLPGQSVRLAPVVQETAHRQHRELLQRFR; encoded by the coding sequence ATGAGCCGCTTGAGCATTGAGGCCAGCACGCCGCTGTGCCTGTTGCAGGATGCCGGGCGCTTCGGCGTGCGCCACCTGGGCGTGACCCAGGGCGGGGCGGCGGACTGGTTGTCGATGTCCTGGGCCAACCGCTTGCTGGGCAACTCGCTGGAGGCGGCGGTGATCGAGGTGACTCTCGGCGGCTTGACCCTGCAGGCGCAGGACGATTGTTGTCTGGCGCTGGCGGGGGCCGACCTCGGCGCGTTGCTGGATGGCCAGCCCCTGGCACCGTGGCGCAGTTTTATCCTGCGCCAGGGCCAGCGCTTGCAGTTCACCCAACCGCGGCTGGGCGCGCGGGCTTACCTGGCGGCGCCCGGCGGCTTCGTTGCGCCGCAGGTGTTGGGCAGTTGCGCCACTGTAGTGCGGGAGGAGCTGGGCGGGCTGGACGGCTTCGGTCGCCCGCTGGCCAAGGGCGCGGAACTGAGTTACGCCGGGCCTGCAGCGACAGTGCGCGAAGTGCCGGTCGAGCAGCGCCCGGACTTCGGCCGTGCGCCGGTGCTGGATCTGGTGCTGGGTGCGCAACATGGTGAGTTCAGTGGGCAAAGCCTGTTCGATGCCTTCAACAGCGCCTGGACCCTGGACACCCGCGCCGACCGCATGGGCATGCGTTTGCTGGGCCCAGCCTTGCAGTATCAGGGCCGACCGATGATCTCCGAAGGCATTCCGCTGGGCGCGGTGCAGGTGCCGCCAGACGGGCAGCCGATCGTCTTGCTCAACGACCGGCAGACCATTGGCGGTTATCCACGGTTGGGGGCGCTGACGCCACTGGCCCTGGCCCGTCTGGCGCAGCGCCTGCCGGGGCAGTCGGTGCGGCTGGCCCCGGTGGTACAGGAGACCGCGCATCGTCAGCACCGGGAATTGCTGCAGCGGTTCAGGTGA
- a CDS encoding 5-oxoprolinase subunit PxpA, with protein MSRLLLNCDIGESFGNWTMGLDAEVMPFIDCANIACGFHAGDPSIMRQTVSLALSHGVRVGAHPAYQDLQGFGRRSMAYSAQEIQDLLHYQVGALDGICRAQGARVSYVKPHGAMYNDMMANPAQLRAVIQAVAAYDRQLPLMLMATRDNRAAQALGDEYGVTLWFEAFADRAYDSAGHLVSRQLPGAVHHAAEKIIEQALVIARGGELLASDGSPLLLQANTLCVHGDNASSVAAVQRIREALNQQSPS; from the coding sequence GTGAGCCGCCTGTTACTGAACTGCGATATCGGCGAAAGCTTTGGCAACTGGACCATGGGTCTGGATGCCGAGGTGATGCCGTTCATTGATTGCGCCAACATCGCCTGCGGTTTCCATGCCGGTGACCCCAGCATCATGCGCCAGACCGTCAGCCTGGCCCTGAGCCATGGCGTGCGGGTCGGCGCCCATCCGGCCTATCAGGACCTGCAAGGGTTTGGCCGCCGGTCCATGGCCTACAGCGCCCAGGAAATCCAGGACCTGCTGCATTATCAGGTCGGCGCGCTGGACGGCATCTGCCGCGCCCAGGGTGCACGCGTGAGCTACGTCAAACCCCACGGCGCGATGTACAACGACATGATGGCCAACCCGGCGCAGTTGCGCGCCGTGATCCAGGCCGTCGCGGCCTACGACCGGCAACTGCCGCTGATGCTGATGGCCACCCGTGACAACCGCGCGGCCCAGGCGTTGGGCGATGAGTACGGTGTGACGCTGTGGTTCGAAGCCTTCGCCGATCGTGCCTACGACAGCGCCGGGCATCTGGTGTCGCGGCAGTTGCCGGGTGCGGTGCATCACGCTGCCGAGAAAATCATCGAGCAGGCGCTGGTCATTGCCCGTGGCGGTGAGTTGCTCGCCAGCGATGGCAGCCCTCTGTTGCTGCAGGCCAACACCCTGTGTGTGCACGGTGACAACGCCAGTTCCGTGGCAGCCGTGCAGCGTATCCGCGAGGCCTTGAATCAGCAGAGCCCATCATGA
- a CDS encoding DMT family transporter has translation MNPVDILRLLALAAIWGASFLFMRIIAPVIGTVPTAFFRVSIAATGLLLILALMRTHWDFRGKFKTVLLLGVINSGIPATMYSVAAQVLPAGYSAIFNATTPLMGVLIGGLFFSERLSLSKMAGVALGLFGVAILTRAGPVAFDLELLMGALACLVATTCYGFAGFLARRWLDQQGGLDSRLSALGSMLGASLFLLPLFGYSVISQPPESWGGWSVWLSLLGLGLGCTAFAYILYFRLLTSIGPVKSMTVTFMIPPFGVLWGALFLDEPLSMAHVYGGLLITAALWMVLRPARRAIRP, from the coding sequence GTGAACCCCGTCGATATTCTGCGTTTGTTGGCCCTGGCTGCCATTTGGGGTGCGAGCTTTCTGTTCATGCGCATCATCGCCCCGGTGATCGGCACTGTCCCCACGGCCTTTTTCCGGGTGTCGATTGCCGCCACCGGATTGTTGCTGATCCTGGCGCTGATGCGCACTCACTGGGATTTTCGCGGTAAGTTCAAGACCGTATTACTGTTGGGGGTGATCAACTCGGGCATCCCGGCGACCATGTATTCGGTGGCCGCACAGGTGTTGCCCGCCGGCTACTCGGCGATTTTCAACGCCACCACGCCGTTGATGGGGGTGCTGATCGGCGGCCTGTTTTTCAGCGAACGCCTGAGCCTGTCGAAAATGGCCGGGGTGGCCCTGGGCTTGTTTGGCGTGGCCATCCTGACTCGCGCCGGCCCCGTGGCCTTTGACCTGGAACTGCTGATGGGCGCGCTCGCCTGCCTGGTGGCGACCACCTGCTATGGCTTTGCCGGTTTTCTCGCACGGCGCTGGCTCGACCAGCAAGGCGGCCTCGACAGCCGCCTCTCGGCCCTGGGCAGCATGCTCGGGGCCAGCCTGTTCCTGCTGCCGTTGTTCGGCTACAGCGTGATCAGCCAGCCGCCCGAGAGCTGGGGTGGCTGGAGCGTGTGGTTGTCGTTGCTGGGCCTGGGCCTGGGTTGCACCGCCTTCGCCTACATCCTGTACTTCCGCCTGCTGACGTCCATCGGCCCCGTCAAGTCGATGACCGTGACCTTCATGATCCCGCCGTTCGGCGTGCTCTGGGGCGCGCTGTTTCTCGACGAGCCGCTGTCGATGGCGCACGTGTATGGCGGCCTGCTGATCACGGCGGCGTTGTGGATGGTGCTGCGCCCGGCCAGGCGGGCGATTCGTCCTTGA
- the cysK gene encoding cysteine synthase A: MSRIFADNAHSIGNTPLVQINRIAPRGVTILAKIEGRNPGYSVKCRIGANMIWDAESTGKLKPGMTIVEPTSGNTGIGLAFVAAARGYKLMLTMPASMSIERRKVLKALGAELVLTEPAKGMKGAIEKAAEILASDPTQYFMPQQFDNPANPAIHEKTTGPEIWNDTDGAVDVLVAGVGTGGTITGISRYIKHTQGKPILSVAVEPVVSPVITQLMAGEEIKPSPHKIQGIGAGFVPKNLDLSIVDRVELVSDEESKAMALRLMQEEGILCGISCGAAMAVAVRLAETPEMQGKTIVVILPDSGERYLSSMLFSDLFTEQENQQ, from the coding sequence ATGAGCCGCATTTTTGCTGACAACGCCCATTCCATCGGCAATACGCCGCTGGTGCAGATCAACCGTATCGCGCCGCGTGGTGTCACCATCCTGGCCAAGATCGAAGGGCGAAACCCGGGTTATTCGGTCAAGTGCCGGATCGGCGCGAACATGATCTGGGACGCTGAAAGCACCGGCAAACTCAAGCCGGGCATGACCATCGTCGAGCCGACCTCGGGCAATACCGGCATCGGCCTGGCCTTCGTCGCGGCCGCGCGTGGCTACAAGCTGATGCTGACCATGCCGGCCTCGATGAGCATCGAGCGACGCAAGGTGCTCAAGGCCCTGGGCGCCGAACTGGTCCTGACCGAGCCGGCGAAGGGCATGAAGGGCGCGATTGAAAAAGCCGCAGAAATCCTCGCCAGCGATCCGACCCAATACTTCATGCCGCAGCAGTTCGATAACCCGGCCAACCCGGCGATCCACGAAAAGACCACCGGTCCGGAAATCTGGAACGACACTGATGGCGCAGTGGATGTGCTGGTCGCCGGCGTTGGCACCGGAGGCACCATTACTGGCATCTCGCGTTACATCAAGCACACCCAGGGCAAGCCGATTCTTTCGGTGGCGGTGGAACCTGTGGTCTCGCCAGTGATCACTCAATTGATGGCCGGTGAAGAAATCAAGCCGAGCCCGCACAAGATCCAGGGGATCGGGGCTGGTTTTGTGCCGAAGAATCTTGATCTGTCGATCGTCGATCGGGTCGAGTTGGTCAGTGACGAGGAGTCCAAGGCCATGGCCCTGCGCTTGATGCAGGAGGAGGGGATCCTGTGCGGTATTTCCTGTGGCGCGGCGATGGCAGTGGCGGTGCGCCTGGCCGAGACCCCGGAAATGCAGGGCAAGACGATTGTGGTGATCCTGCCTGACTCCGGTGAGCGTTACCTGTCGAGCATGCTGTTCAGTGATCTGTTCACCGAGCAGGAGAATCAGCAGTAA